The window TTCCagattttttctcataaaataatGGAATGGCAAAATTCTGCATAAGGCACCAGTTCTATACTTACAGAAAGGGTCATAGAATCATCAAAGGGTAAAGCATAATCTTAGCTAGTGGATTAGTTATACTGGAAAGCTCTTCTAAACTTGAAATCCTTGATCAGTTACATAAATCTACCGGTgtactttaacattttttttttctgaataaatgtgaaattatattcaaaaaaaaaaatgttttacatgTTTAGAGTTTGAGCTTACACAAAATAGAGTTTGGTAGGATATATGATGCTAACAGAGATTAGAGAGAGATTTTTGACTACCCACACTGACAATGCATTCGATTACCACCGGCTGGACTTTAACATTCGATTACCACCGGCCGTTGTTTAAGACATGGAAATATTAATGTAGTAGTTGAAAGAAAATTGAACACGTACTGATACaaaatttgatttggatttgtaAGTTTATGTACTAGTTGATAGAGGTTCAGGTATCGATAGTCAAAGTCAAGCTTAAAATAAGTGAAATGGTCCCCCAAGAAAACTCCATTAAAAAAATCTGACAACATGGTTAACCCCTCCTTATGGTATGATATAAATTTGCCTCCAATTTTTACCCaaagatatttttcttcttgttttgtctaatatatatacacgcacCACCGAACAttcacaaaaatttatattataatgcAATAAGGTTTGTCACTATTGGTAAGTCCATATAGACATATGTGCAGTAAACTGAAAGGCCAAAATCTATGTTGGATATGTATATGTGCAGTAACATAAAAAAGTATAAAGCTAACTTTGAAAGCAACCTTTGAAAGATAAGAATCAGCACAAATAGCCATGTAGATCAtccatatataaaaagttaagaATGTAAAGTATGTAACCGATAGATAAAAGcaacaaagaaataaattatagtcaataaatcattttgaaaccaacaaaaaaaacaaagaaaatatattgaaagcTAAGTATCAAAGAAGTTCCAGTTACTAATAAGCATCAGCAAATCGTACATATACATGAAAAAAGACAAGAATACTTGTCTCGTGTGCAGTTTATATGACAACGATTCTCCTATTGTATTTGTAGTATATTATGAGTGTTATCTAAAATTGTGTGTTCAAAAACAATTGGATATTTTTTCCTCATTGGAGATTAATTGCGAGCTAATTAATTAGCACACTTTCTGGTTCCATATTAGCATCCTGAATTtcattagtttattattatagcTGTGGAAAAATGAGTTTTGGTTGATTCAGgacattatatatgtttgttactGTCTGTTACGTTTTGAAGATTATGCTTTATAAATATGATGAACTGTTCAGTTATTTAATACTTAACTAGTTCATTGACCCGAATTAACGATAGTATAAGAAACGACAAAATAACGTTTTCAGATGATACAGTCATTTAAATGAATTATAAATACTCATATAAGACCTTTTAATTAACAGAGTCTGATGCATGCATTATACAGAAGGAAGACAGAACGAAAAACTCAGATATTCAGAATCAGGAGAATCCATCcgttattattgttttctggAACTATTCAGAAATAAATTCattatttagaagaagaaaaaaaaaatggttcttTACTGTCTTTAAATACGTATTGTACAATTGATCAATTCGTTTTATCCAGTTCGATTTTAAgcttcataaaataaaaaaaatagtgataccaatttaattatacttttgaaaaaGTTACTCGAAGTTGGTGTGTAAAACTGAAGCGTACATTTTATTTGATCGGGTTTACCGACTAGTCCAAATTATAGTAACGGCTGACGATGTGGGTCTATCTCCTTCTCTGCCTCTGCCATTATGTATAATTTGCCTTGTGAATTACTATTAACTTATCTGTTTTAGGGATTCACGTATTGCGTCTGATTGGACTTTCGAAATAATCGTACAAGCTTTCTTAGTCCTCTCTCCAAGATCAGCAACAACTACTAAGAGTAAGGCTGTGGTGGCCAACAAGAATTAGAACCAACCATCATCGTCAGACTATATATTGTATATTCACTATTAATACCCCCTTCGGCGATTTGGTTGATGTTCATCATATCATCAAACCTTGATCTCTTAATATTATAGTTCTCAGTCTCGTCACCTGCATCACATATCAATTTATTGTGACTTGTGAGGGGTCTCTTTTGACAGAATCAAAAACTAAGGGACAAAATAAGCAAATATTATTAATGTAGATAAAGACTCCATATGAACAGTGCTTAGACCTCATCGTGTAGCATCTGCTTCTCTCTCCAAACAGCATCGTACTCTTGCCTAAGCGAGTCATATGACTCTTCGAGATGCTTCACCTTCCACCGTGCACGACGGTTCTGGAACCAAACTGCGACCTGACGTGGCTCCAAATCAAGCTCCCTCGCTAGCTTAAGTTTCCTCTCTGAATCTAATTTGAAATCTTCTTATAAACGTAGTTCAAGCGAAGCTAGTTGTTCACTAGTTAGCCTCTTAGTCCTTATTATCAtcatcgttgttgttgttgttgttgttactcgAACATTGGTACGCATTGATGATCTTTTCTGATTCCGGTATAGAGATAACCGGTCCGGTTTGCGTGTAGGCAGCCTTATTAGACGAATCTTCTGttgtataataaaacaaattacacGACAAATTAAAGAAATCGCAGAAGTTCTGAACTAATGACAGTAAAAGACAATAAATTGGCTGAAATAAATAGGGGCAAATTATTTGacctgaaacatatttttttattgaaaaattacTGTGTTGCAAAAATTACTGAGtttcatattataaatttattcatGTTTCAGAAAAGACCATCATCAAAACAagttttttgtaacttttgatgtttaccaaaaataaaaatatgtttaaaacatGTTTCTCGATCCCTTTGTTTAACAAcacatatttttcatatttggcAAAAAATTGTAgtatttctttataattttaagtgGTAAAGGTGGAAATGTGGAATCACTCAAAAATTAGATATAAGAAATTAGACGTTACCAAGTGATCTTAGTAttgtggtccaatggttgacaaaaaagaaaaaaaacctaaattagacgtgtgtttttttcttccttcttcgaccttttgtgattcttataatttataacataaacCTACATTTCGGTGAATATGAATTATAAAAACCTTACcacatattacaaatttacaaccaAGCCGCAGTGAGATAGTACGATCGAACATGAGTTTGATTAAAACAACTAAACGAATGCATCTACGTAAATTGGtgtggtatatatatgtgtgcaCATACCTCCGTAAGGATTATAGCTGAAGCTGCAGAGCGAGTTAGAGAAGTTAGACTCCTGCCATGCATGGCGATGGTATGGAATCAAATCTCTTGGTTTGTACGTTGCTCGTCATAGACCATTCCATTTCCTTAACAAGAAGACACGAGAACAGaagattaaaaatgaataaacttCACCGTACGTgacaaagaaactaaatataGAATTTATCGTTTTGTTGGAACATACGATTGAGCACTAGAGGCGTGACCAAGAAGTCTGGTCTTCTATATATACACTTTGTTTTTTGTAGATGCGACAAAGTGTGAGAGCATGCactaaagaagagatgaaaTATATACAGAAGGAGTAAAGGAGATATAGAGATAGAGGTAGATAGGGATAGTgaacaaaaaagagagtatAGTGTCACATTTTGTCTCACTTGCTCGTCATCGCTGATCATTTCCCTAGCATTTACGTATGTTGATATGTTTGTTGAATCTTACGGTCAtaacttaatttttgtttgttgtgtttacTTATATCGGTCTTCTGTTACAAGCAAACAATGATTGAAGGGCAAGTTATGGTGTATTGTAGTTGCTAAGAATTTGCAAAAATATAAGCGTTTTTGGATGGTTAATTAATaagatttctatatattattgaaGTAGATAATATTTTGCAAAAGAAAACCAGACTAGTTCACATCTGTCAACTCAAATGGGTGAAATCCTATACGACGCAGTTCGTCTAGCTAAACTTGAAATCATTAGCAGTGACAGGAATTTAATTGTGGGCCTCTAACATTTCAATCACCACCTCAATTTGAGTGAACTTCAAAGACATGAGAGTACTGTATAAATGTAGGTGAAAAGAAAATTCACTCAACACTGATAGTAAAATATTAGATGAAGATTTGTAAAATGATGTAATTAATAGTAGCCAGGTGGGGGTATCAATGGTCAAAGACTCAAAGTCAAGCTTAAAATAAGTGCAATGGTCCAAGAACTccataagaaaaacaaaaggaaaaaaagaaaaaaactgacaACATGGTTCCCTCATATATTGGGTCGTCATATAGAAGAAATATGCTTTCATTTTCAGCCTTTTGTTCGTTTTTTGTCTTATGACTCACCCTCATTCGCCGtctaaccacaaaaaaaatgtttatataatactGCAATAAAATTTGTCACTATTAGTGAACTGTGTGTTCAGTAACCTGAAAGGCCAAGAGATACGGTAAAGATATCTATGTGCGTGCAGTAACATGAAAAAGCAAAAAGCTATATTTGAAAGAGACTTCACACAAAACAGCGAAGTAGGATGGTTTAGATAAATTTGTTTAGATGCGGTGAATCGATCCGATCAGGACACTCCATGAGTACGTTgctattgtctttttttttcttggaactTTTCTATTAGAATATAGTTTAGATTTTCTTAGCGTCCTCTGTTCTGCAAACAACACTCTACACACTTTGGCATGAGCGAAATGTGAGAAAACATGGGGAGAATCCGAAGACCCCTCTCCGTCTCATTCAAATCATCGACCAACATATGAGAGATCAACTTCTGGCGATTGGGCTCAAGGAGGATAGACGCTAGGACAACAGTCTTCTTCTTTGGCTAGGCACTAGATACTAAATccaatttctatattttctatCTGAACTTCTCAACAGAATAATGCATCATTTGTAAAAcagtattttttcttttgaatataatttaacattattattttttttttaaaaatagagtTTAGATTGGATGGTTTAGATAAGCCGGACAGATTACACTTTGTATCTGTACCAAACCAAAACCCTCTAGAGGATTAACTTGTAAGAAATAAATTTCATTACTACTTGCAGTAAATTCGGATACAAGTGCCCcccaacccaaaaaaatttattctcttcgttaatattatataatatatatgtaccaTGAATTCGATTAATCCGGTTTGATTTAAGTTTGGTGTATAAATAGTATTCTAAAATAAGTTAGTTATTCGAAGttttgattaaaaaagaaaaaaaaagttactcgAAGTTGGTTTGTGAAATTGGTTCAAATTTAATTCGGTCGTTTTAATTTGGTAGGCTCACGTTCACTGGCTCTTGACTAGGCCCAAACAGGGCCCAAACAGAAAAAATAGAATGACAGCTTCGTAATATGTCTGAGCCCAACAGATGAAGGTCAACCTCAACACTCTTTCACCACGAACAGGGGGACACAATCAATATTAACTTATCAATAtggtttgattttcatttaacaTGTTTTGTCCTTTGATTTTTACAATCTTTCCATATATTCATTTGACAACATTGTTCAGTGACATTAAGGAATGTTCCCAAAGCCAAGAAGCTAGAACACACATGGCAACGTACGTTCTGCTCAGTCAAGAGAATTGAATGAGCATCACCGTCtggtttcttcattttttcgGTTCGTAGTAGTTGTTCAACAAGCGTGACTCAAAAATATTCAGATTCAACTTCGCGTCCAAATTATATTGTTGCGTTTGAAACAGAGAGGAACACGTTCTATTTATGTGATAAGATCATACAATGAGGGACAAGCTTGTCTTCATCGAACACTACTCAAAGTCCTAGTCTATAGCTCTATTTTGACTCACGCTCTCTCTCCCCCCTTCTCTTCCCCTGTCTCCCAAAGATCAGCAACAGCTATCACTGGTAAGATGACCAGCCAGATGAAGCAACCATCATCGGATTGTTGTACTGATCAGTACCGTAGATTTGATTCCCTCCGGTGTTCAGATTCTCGGTTCTTGGATGTGCTACCACCACCGATGGAAGCTCCGCCGTGTCTTCCTCACTGGAAACTTTGATGGTCCCGGCAGAGATTGGCTTCTTGATTAAACCTTGGTCTCTTAGTATAGCTCTCAGCTTCTTCACCTGCATTGACCAGTCCAATTTTGTAAGGGGGCAgtctgataaatcaagaacTAAGGGGTAGAACatatcattatatttatatttaatcagGCCCCATGATTTTAAAATAGTGAAATATGGTACACAGACCTCCTCATGTAACATCTGCTTCTCTCTAGAAACGACGTCGTACTCTTGTCTAAGCGAGTCGTACAACTGCTCGAGCTGCTTCGCCTTCCAGCGTGCACGGCGGTTCTGGAACCAAACCGCTATCTGACGTGGCTGCAGACCGAGCTCTCGCGACAGCTTCACCTTCCTGTCTGAATCCAGTTTGATCTCTTCTTGAAAACTCCGTTCAAGTGAAGCTAATTGCCCACTCgttaatctcttcttctttatcatcatctcgttgttgttgttgtcgttgttcgGAAATCGGTACGCATTCATGATCTTTTCTGGTTCCGGTACAGCAATAACCGGTCCGGTTTGCGTATCCGCAGGCGGCGTGTATAAAATTCCTGATGTTAAcacacaacaaaactatatatttttatattttcaaacataacaaaaaaaaatgcacaataataaatataaataaaattactttccgtgattaagaaaaatatagttaTTTCCGCAACCATTTTCTTAGAGGGAACTGAACTACCATCCCAATCGAATCTCTCAACTTTTCAAAAGTGACGTTTTAACTTTTTGCATTTGGATcccaaggaagaaaaaaaattgggatcccaagaaaaaagaacaaaaaacttCATTTATAAAATTGTCTAGACTGAAGATAAAGAATATCTTAACTTCTCATCAGAAAAGTACATTTTTAGATGACATATCCCAAGGTTTTTTGAATGAACGTCATAAAACGTGAGTCTCTTTTGcaaaatttgtgattctttCATCATTCACaacaacaagcaaaaaaaaaaaaaaaatcttaagacAACTTATTATTTAGATGAAAACTTAAAGAATACTTGATAGTGGGAaaatataaggtttttaaaGTTCATGGTCTCACGGGTTTGTCTAACTTGGAATTAAACCGGCACCACTGTGTAAGAAAACGAAAGCATCTACATATATACTTGGTATTAATATGACGTGTGAATATACCTGCGTACGGATCGAAGCCGAAGCTGTGGAGTGAGTTAAAAGAACTAGACTCCGGCGCCCATGGCGGTGGCATAAAAGCAACTCTCACGTTTTCTACGTTGCTCGTCGTTGACCACTccatctcttttctttcttttataactCTTGTGaatatcttaatatatagaagaatgTATAAGGGGtggttaaaaaagaaagaaagttatAGGATCTCACATAATGGAtaaagtaaagaaaagaaaactagggttttatTGGACCACAAGAGAAGGGTAAGAGAGGCGTGACaagaagtttcttcttctatatactTTGTCTTTTGGAGGTGCAACAAAGTGGTAGAGCACGCAGTGTTCGCACcaatacacacacatatatatatagggatatgTATCTAGAGGGAGATATATAGAGGTAGTGTAGTGATAGAGACAGAGTGAAATTGTCTGTGTTGTGTGAGGATTTTTTCACCTAATAAGGGAGCAACCCAACAGTGCCTTTTGTTTCGGAATTTAAAGATTGAAAAGGAAAGTGTGATATAATTTTGTCTCATTTGcacatcatcaatcatcatccaTCATCTCTCTAACATTAATATAggttgatatattttgttgtatACAAGGGTCAaacttgaaattttaaattattagataTGTAGCATCAAGACAAGTAAATCTTCTATGTCAATAACTCAGTATTATCGTTGCGTTATACTTGggaattatttaaaataaccaTACAAAATGTAGtagtttctaattttctatgttACAAAGTTAGCAAGACAATGAGAACCAACCAAGACAATGTCAAAATGTCGGACAGGCCAtttgcttatttttattttaaggttAGAGGGGGTTTTTGATAACGGAAATTtgcatattttttgaaaaatcaaaaatcaaaaatcttgaACGTGTGTGAAATGCACCAAATTATTTCCTTGTAAACCAATAAATGGTAAATCAAAATCGGCGTGGATTAACTTTGTTTGACGGATTTTCTAAACTTGGAACTTTTTAACATTTACATAAATCTACTTGTGGGCTTTTACATTTAAACCACCGTCTTAATTGACTGAAAATTTTAGACATGTAAACATAAATgtagttgaaaagaaaaatgtatataactattttaaatttgatGTATTAGGTAGGGGGTACGTATATGTCAAAGTTAAGCTTAAAtaagtgaaagagaaagagtgaaACGAAATTAATGGTCCCCCAAAACTCCATTAAAACTGACAATGTGGTTCCCCCCTTCTTTGGTTATGCCTTCATTCTTGGTCCTAAGATTTTCAGTTATTGTTTTGTCTTATATATACACACCGTCTAAATCAATTTATGTGTATGAGAAAATTAATA is drawn from Camelina sativa cultivar DH55 chromosome 8, Cs, whole genome shotgun sequence and contains these coding sequences:
- the LOC104708744 gene encoding putative homeobox-leucine zipper protein ATHB-51; the protein is MEWSTTSNVENVRVAFMPPPWAPESSSFNSLHSFGFDPYAGILYTPPADTQTGPVIAVPEPEKIMNAYRFPNNDNNNNEMMIKKKRLTSGQLASLERSFQEEIKLDSDRKVKLSRELGLQPRQIAVWFQNRRARWKAKQLEQLYDSLRQEYDVVSREKQMLHEEVKKLRAILRDQGLIKKPISAGTIKVSSEEDTAELPSVVVAHPRTENLNTGGNQIYGTDQYNNPMMVASSGWSSYQ